Genomic window (Deinococcus arcticus):
GGGCAGCGGCCAGCTTCAGTCCGGCCAGTTCCCCGCACGCACCAGCCCCGCCACCAGCGCGGCAATGTTCCACGCGTCGTCCACGCCCCGGTGGTGGCGGCCCTCCAGGGGGAGCCCCGCGTGGGCCAGGGCCTGCGCCATGCCGGGCCGCTTGTTCAGGCGGTGGGCCCCCGTGAAGACCTTCTTGGCATTGGTGTGCCGGCCACTGAACGGATACGGCACGTCCGCTGCCGCGCACTGCGCCTGGAACTGCTTGCGGTCGTAGTCACCCCAGCTGGCCCAGGGGCGCGAATCGGCGTGGAAGTCCCGGCGCAGCACGGCGCAGGCGTCCTGAAAGCTCAGGCCATTCGCCACGTCCTGCGCGCGCAGGCCCGTGAGTTCCGTGCAGAAGGTGCTGACCTCCGAGCGCTCCGGGCGCACGAGGAGGGCGCGGCGCTCCGTGCGGTCCAGGGTGGAGAGGTCCAGCACGCACAGGCCAATTTCGATGATCTCGCTCACCTGTCCGGGGGGCGGCGGTCCATCCCAGCAGGTGGCTTCCACATCCACGACGTTCAGGAACACGGCAGCTCGCCCACGCGCACAGCCACCACCCAGTCGCTGACGGCGCGGCGCGTCTCTTCCGGCACAGCCGCTGGCAGGTGGGTGGTGGTCTGGGCGTCCTCCAGGCGGGCCAGCAGCCGGGCGTGCTGCGTGCGGTAGAAAGGCAGGTCGCCGGGCAGCGGCTCGGCCTCGTGCCCCTGCCGTTTCAGGGCCAGCAGATCGGTCAGGAAAGGCAGCCGGGCCCCGGCGTTCAGCACCTCCAGATTGGCCTGGATCTCACCCATTCGCATCAGGTGCAGGCCCGTCAACACGGTGCGAAAGGCGTACAGCAGCGGTTTGACGCGCGGCACGCTTTCCTTTTCCAGCAGGGTCCACTGGTTGGCACTGAAGCCCAGGTAGTGGTGCGCGTGGTGCCGGGTGAGCACGCCCGGGGCCAGCGCCACCAGCGCCGCGTGGGCGGGCGAGGTGTGCACCACCAGCGGCGAGAGCAGCTGTTCCAGGACGTAGCCGTTGCGCTTCAGGAGCAGCGCCGCGAACTTGTGCGCGTCGTGCGTGACCAGATCAAGTTCGATCTGAGGGCCGTCAGGCGCCATCTCTGTATCGTCGAGTGCAGGGTCACTGAACAGCTCGACGGTCTGAGACTTCACGGTGAGCCCCAGCACCTCGCGCAGGCCCAGCACATGCGCGCCGCGCAGGTCCCAGTCGCTGTTCTTGCTGGGAAAGCCGTACAGGTGCGCGCCGCTGACGGTGGCGAAGACCAGCGGCCAGGGATGGTCGGCCACGGCGGCGGCCAGCTGGGGTGGAACGTTCAGAGCGTCCATGTTTCATCCTCCAGGCTGCGCAGAATCACCTCGTGGGCCTCGGTCACCTCGGGAAAGTCCAGGGCGCGCAGCTGCCCGGCCAGCACGGCGGTGGGCACCGGTTCGGGGCGGGCGTGGTTGCGGGCGGCGGCCACAGCGGGCGGCGTCCAGGCCACCACAATCCGGGTCAGGGCGCCGTAATCGCGGCCCAGGCCCAGCACCTGCGCGCGGCCACTGCGGCGCAGGCTGGTGGCGTCCCAGATCACGTGGGCCCCCCGGCGCAGCCCGGCGCGCAGGGCTGCGCGGGCGGCCTGCATCACCTGACCACTGACCCAGGTGTCGTGCTTCGCGCTGTGACGGCCCCCGCCGATCCGGGCACGCAGGGCGTCCAGGCTCACCACCTCGGTGTCCCCGCCGCTGGCGGCGTACTCGGCGGCCAGGGTGGATTTGCCGCTGCCACTGGGCCCGCACAGCACCGTCAGTTGGGGGAAGCCCTGCCGGGCCGCGTCCTGCACCCGGGCGGCGGCTTCGTGGGGGGTATGAATCCGGCCCGCTGCCCAGTCCTGCAGGCCGCGCCCCACGGCCAGCGCCAGCAGATCCGGGCTGGCGCCGGGCAGCAGGTCGGCCACCTCGGCGCGGAAGGCGGCGAAGGGGTCGCCCCCTGCCCACACCCCCAGCTCCCGGGCGGCCAGTTCGAGCAGGTCGGCCGTTTCTTCTCCGCGCGCCGCGTCGCCGCTCAGGACCACGCGGCCCCGGGCATCGGCGCGGGCCAGCCGGGTCAGCGCGGGCAGGGCGGGCACCCCGCGCGCCCAGTCGCCGTCCAGCGCGCGGTGCAGGCTGTGGTGCTCGGCCACCAGGGCCAGGACTCTAAGCAGCAGCCCCCGACTCACTCCTGCGTCCAGCAACCGGAAGGCCAGTTCATCCCGGCCGCGCCGGGCGTGGCCCGGCGAACGCAGACGCGCCTCGCCCATCTCGTCGGGTTCCTCGCGCGTGGTGTGCGCCTTGCCCAGATCGTGCAGGGCAGCGGCCAGCAGCAGTGCGGCCCGGGCCTCGCCGCGCAGGCCCGCCTCATCGGCCAGGGTGTGGGCGTGCGCCACCACCAGGGCGCTGTGGGCGGCCACGGACCCCTCGGCGTGCCACTGGGGGTCCTGTGGAATCCCGGGCAGGCGCGCCAGCAACGGCACAAAGGGCGTGAAGGCCGCGCCTATGGTCTCAAAGGTCAGGGGCTGGCCCTCGGCCAGCAGGGCCAGCACCGTGGGAACAGTGGGGGCGTTCATGGAGTGCCCAGCGCGCGCTGAAAGGCCTGCAGCACCGGCTGACCTGCCTGGCGGTCATACACCGCAAACGTCACGTGCTCAAACACGCCCGCCGCCTCGGTGGCCAGCAGTTCGCGGAAGAGGGCGGCCACAGTCACCGGGTTGTTCAGGAACACGCCGCAGCCCCAGGCACCCAGCACCAGATGGGTTTGCCCGGTCTGGGCGGCGGCGCCCAGCACCCGTGCGGCGCGGCGGCGCAGCACACCCGCAACCTCAGCGCGGCGCTCGGGCTCGCCCACCGCCACGGCCCCGGCGTTGGGGGCGGGCGCCGTCAGCACGTTGACTGTGACCGGGTGGGGCAACAGAGCACTCTCGTCGTCGCGGAACACGGGCACCTGCGGGCTGTAGATCAGATGATCGGTATACAGGGCGGACCCCTCCTCGCGGTTGGCCGCGTAATAGCCCCAGACCTGCGGCGCGGTCAGGGACAGGTGAAGCGCACTGCAGCGGCACAGGTCCTCTTCCTGAGACAGGCTCCCCTTCAGAAAGCCGCCGCCCGGCTTCAGGGCCGAGGCGAAATTCAGCGCCAGAACTTCGGCGCCGTGGGCCCGCAGGCGCCGGGCCGCCGCAAAGGTCGTTTCGGGGGTGACCTCAGTGCGGGTGACGCAGCGGCCCTGGGTCGCCCGCAGGGCCTTCAGCAGGGCTGGTCCGTCGGCCGGGGTCAGCAGCCGGGTGCCGTCCAGCATGGGGCGCAGATCCGGCAGGGGCACCTGCGCCCCGCCGGCCGGATACCAGCCCTGCCGCAAAAATTTCAGTGTCTCCTGCGCCAGCTGCACACGCGCCGCATGGGTGGTCATGGCTGCTCCTTCAGGCCGTTGGCCTCCACGGGTTTGCTCAGCCAGTGGGCGCCGGTCTGCACGTGGCCCCGGCGCACCCATTTGGCCACGCGGCGCCCAAACTCGGCGTAGGGAATCTCGCCGGTCACGCGCACCACGTAACCTTCCATCTGCTCCGGGTTCACGTGCAGGGCGCGCAGGGCGGCCTCGTCCCAGGGGCCCCGGTACAGCTCACGCGGGGTGGGCAGCGCCAGCCGCCGGGCCCAGGCCCGCACCTCGTCCCACGGGCGCGAGACGTTGTGCTCGTCCCACACGGAAAACAGGTAGAAGTAGCCGTCCAGATCGGCATAGCGCAGGCTGTGCACGGCGTACACGTTCTCGCCGCACAGGCGCCAGCCCGGCGGAATCTCGTGGCCAATGCGGCCCCGCTCGGCCTTCACCCAGGTGCGCGAGGGGTGCGGGCGGGTGTCCAGGCTGCGCGCGTGCAGGTCGTCCCGGTAGAGGCTGGTGTTCGATCCGATGTGTTGGATCTTAAAATGATCACAGTGGCAATTTTCGCGTGTATAACGAGGAAAATATTATACAGGACTGAGTTTGTGTTCATCAGGTCATAGGACGACACCCACAGGAGGCAGTCGGCTTCAGGGCAGTCCCGCGGCGAGTACCCTCCGACTCAAGCCGAACATTCCAGAACCGCTGGCGGAGAGTGCAGATTTCAGACGGTTCGTAGCAGTAAAGTGAAATCGGGATAGCCCAGCAGCACTATCTAATTCGCGCGTTCTACAGCTCAGGTCAATCCCTAAGCGGGGCCATTTAGCTCAGGAGTAAGCCTTCAATGAATAAAGAGGATTATGAAATCTTGGTTAGACTCACTGGCCCACAGGGTTTCAGCTCAGAAACTCCGAAACTCCTTGAATCATTCTCAAGAAGTTTCGGGTGGCGACCAAGTTATCGAATTGATGACCCCGCCTCTGCTTCTTTTGTAAATGCACATGTGATGATGGAGCATGGACTGCAAGACGCTGCGGTGATTTCGTTTTTGAGAGGGTCCAGATTTTCTGACCTCTCAATGGAGAATGTTAAATATCTCGCAACAGTTTCATATAACAACCTCGTCGATTGGAATATCATCGTTCAAAACGATGAGATAAACATAATTTATAACAGAAGTACTAGACTATTCCCAGAAACGAGGCTACTAAATATAGATAATTTTGAAGCTCTAAAATATGATCACTTTTTACGTGCAATTTCAAAGCGTCCAAATCCAAATATATCAGCTTTAGATGATGCATTAATAGAGAGGATATCTTTCTGGAAAAGAAATATCAGCTTGAAGATGGGAAGAGTTGTAGATAATCGAGTTTTGTCAAATTTTTTCAATACAATATTTTTTATACGTTCAGTTGAAGATTATAGGCGAGCCAACGGAATGGCAGTAGAAAGTAATTTGCTTGAAAAGGCTGCATCATCTGTGTCTACTGGATCAACAGTTAAAGACGTCTTTATGGCAGCCATTGCCAAACTCCAGGGAATCACCGCGCCCGATTACCTTTACGACGAAACTTTGTTATCGGATCTCGATGCATTTCCCATAATGGATGCTCTAGAACTATTTAAAGACTTCTATGGGAACAAACTTTATAAATATGACTTTTCCCTTATTGGCAAGCACGCCTTGGGGAAAATATACGAGAAGTATGTTGCCAATTTGAGAGTAATTGAGACAAAAATGCCTACATTATTCCCCATGCCTCCAACTGAAGTGGCAAACAGGGAACTTGGCGCAGTTTATACCCCTCAATACATTGCTAATTTCTTTAGTAGAGTTCTTATTGACTCACATGCCCCATCCGACCTACCAGGATTGGTAACCGTCGATCATGCATGTGGATCCGGAATATTTCCCAGAAGCTTTTTAGAGAACGCTAATTACACGTTTAACTCTCTTTCGAATGGACTTACGCCCATCGCTTTTGAGAATAGTTGGGCAATAGACATTGATTACAGCGCAACTCAAGCTACACGCTTATCTTTAGCACTTCTACACTTATCGATTAATGGGTCGTTTCCACCAACATTGAACGTCATCAATGAAGATGCCTTGGATATTCTGAATAAGATGCCAGACCTTAGAGATACATTTGACGCCGTAATGTCAAATCCTCCTTACATTCCAGTAGAGGAACTCGGCACTGAGGAGAAGGATAAGGTTGTTTCTGCATTAGATAATTTTTATGGTGGACGTCAGGAAAGCTACCTAGCGTTTATGAATATCGCACTGCGCCTGCTGAAGCCGGGTGGTCAGGCATTTTTTGTTGTTCCTCATGCATTCCTTTTAAATGAAAATGCGAACTTGTTAAGGAATCATATTTCCGAAGATTTCACAATTCGATATTTGATCGATTTAACAAAGATCAAAGTTTTTGAAAATGTGAGTACTTATGTTATCTTGCTCATTATTCAGAAGGCTAAGCCGACCGTCGAGCACTCACTAATCTATGCCCAGGTTAGGGACTTTCCTGGTCATGCATTAGAGGCAATTTTAGATGGTTTTGAGATCACCGACCCGAATTATTCAATATACAGAGTGCTGCAAAACCAATTCAAAAACTCACAATGGAAGCCAATACCCAGCAGTCTCTACGTTATACAAGCCAAAATTGAGCAGAACTCCCCCTTGAAAAATCATATCACACCCAAGCAGGGGTTTAATACTGGCGACGATGAAGTCTTCATTAGACTAGAAAAGGCTGTTCCTGCATCAGAACGCGTACTTTACATGAAATATATGCCAGATAAAAAAATTACCCGTTTCGTACTTCCTGAATCCACTGGAGAACTAGTTTTTTACCCCTATCTGGATGAAAAGGAAATAACATTCGATTCTGTTTCGAAATATAAAAACACGTATTTGCATTTAAGCGCGCAACGAGAAAATCGGCTTCAAAAATCTAGGGTCAATGAATCCAATTGGTGGAAGCCCGAACGTCCACGGCAGCCTAAAGATATACGAGTGCCAAAGATCGTCGCACCACACTTGCTCCTTAGTCCGCGATTCGCATTGGATCTGTCTGGTGAATACGCTGTCAAACGATCTATCTACTTCATAATTAAAGATAGAAAAAAATTTGATCACGAGCAAGAGGTCCGGTTGCTAAAGTTCTATTGCGGCATTATGAATAGCGAAGTATTCATGTGGCAACTAGAGAGAAACTCCCAAAAATATGGCAGTGGCTATTCTCTGATTGAGCAAAAGACTCTGACGGATGTATATGTTCCCAATATAGACAATTCGGACGTAATTTTGGTTGATTCTATGATCAAAGAAATTGATCAGGTAATCGCCACGGGCAAGGAAAGTTGGGATAATCGAAGAAATATAGATCAGCTGGCCCTTTTGCTATATGGTCTGAGCTCTGGTGATCTTGATACCTTACGGGGCCCTAGTGCCTATTAAAATCGATTATTCAGACATTCCTAGCAGACAAGGAGGTATTGCCACCTTACTCGAGCCTATAGTCGGAAGGGCTGCAATGCGCATCGAACAGCCTAGGAATGTCGGGGAAAATACGTTTGTGTTTGCTGCTCGCGACCATGATTTTGACAACAATATCAAATTTAGCGATTGGAGACTATCAACAAAGTTTGACAGTATAAAACTCCTATATTATGAATTATGGAAGGAGGATCCAAAATCTGCTGGGGACTACTATTTAACACAAAAGTATCTACACCTGTATACTTCATTAGGCACATTAATAGAGAGCAAGGAATTTTTGGCATTGCATTCGGATCCAGATGAGTTAGAAACTGAATGCTATGATTATATTCACAAGGTTGGACCACATATTCATTTCAAGACTGCGGGCTATCCGGTATCTAAATTTCACATTTCGCTTTTTTTGGGAAGGTTCGCTGAAGTCAATCAATCCGTCGAAAGCCTAGACTTGGCCTTTCGACACGTCTTAGAAATGATCGAAGAACAGCTGCAGCGATTCTCGTCAGATTCCTGGCAATTAAATTGATTCGCGTTCTGTAAGATAATCCCGCCCCATTACACGTATATATCCTGATTTCTGGCGAGACGTGCCGATAGCCAAAGTTCTGGCGAGCCCACGCATAAGCGTAGGCATGCGTGTCTTCCACTAATCTCGTGAACACTTGCACGCCACGTACATCCGCCGTCCAGCTTCTCGGTCACCACGACCTCGCGGCCGCTGAAGCCGCAGAGATCAGGAATGCGGCGGTCGTCGTTCTGCAGCCCGGGTGACCAGGGCAGGTGGAGGGTAGAAGGGTATTTGATTCGCATAGGGCATCACTGCCGGGCAGGCTAGCGGGCGAGCGGCCCTGGGCACATCGGCCATGTCCCGGGGCGCGGCACGTGCTTTTGGCCTACCAGTCCAGCGCCGCCCGCCGCGCGGCCACCAGCCACGCTTCCACCGCTTCAACATCCGGGTGGTCGGGCAGGGCGGTGTGGGCGGCGGCGCGCCCGAAATCGCGCTGCAACTCTTCCCGCCAGCGTTCGGCCTCGGCCCAGGGCAGCTCGCCCGTTTTCACCGCCAGCAGCGCCGCGCGGTGCTGGCCCACGTCCACCAGCACCTCGCCCGTGCGCAGGGCGTGCGCCCCGCTGATCAGCAGCCGCAGCAGATGAACCGCGTGCTTCAGGCGCACCTCGCCGTGCGTGCGCTGCTCATTGTCCAGGCGGCGAAACTGCGCGCGCACGTATTCGCCGTAGGTCTGCGCGATGCGGCGGCTCAGAAATGCGCCCCGGATGTCCAGCAGCGCCTGCGCCACCGGCGTGACCAGCACCGGCAGCGGTGAGCCCAGCACCTCCAGCACGTTGGGGTTGGCCTTCAGGGCCAGCAGCACGAACTTTCTGGCCTCCCAGTACACGGCCTCGGCGCCGGGGGCTGCGAATTCCAGCTGTGGCGGCACCTCGCCCAGGCCCCAGTGGCGCCGCGCGGGCGGCAGATAAAAGCCGCGCAGGTCCGTGTCGGAGGCGTCGGTGCTGAGGCCAAAGGCCCGGCTGCCCATCACACAGGCGTACTGCACATAGGGCCGCAGGTCGTGGGGGGCCAGGGGGGGAAGGTCGGTCCCGGTCACCTTCAGATGCACGCGGTTGACGTTCAGCACGCGCCCGGCAAAGTTCACGCCATACACGCTGCCGTCCCGGGGCGAGGCCACGATCACGCCAGCCGTGCCCGCTGGCAGGCCGCCCTGGGGCGCGTGCAGGGACACAGCGGTGCCGGGGGGCAGGGGGCGGGACATGGAGAACAGGGTAAAGGGCGGCGCCCGCGCGGGCATCGGCCAATTCGCGCACAGGCAGCCAGCCTCACCTGTCCCCTGAGCGCAGCCCCAACCCCACTTCCGTGAGCCGGTCGGTGGCCGACATGGCGCGCGCCCTGGCGTTTTCCCGCACGCAGGGCCGGCCCATGCCAGTGGCCAGCGTGTGCCGGGCGGGTGGGGCTGGCCCTGGACCCAGCACTCTGTCACGGTAGCCGACCCGGACGGCACCGCCGTGGACGTGTTCGCATGGTGCAGCTCCCCCACGCCCTATCCTCTGTGCCATGACCGGACTGCTCTGGCTGGCCCTGGACGGGGTGGGCCACCCCCTGGACGCCCCGCCGGATTCGGTGTGGGATCAGGCGCTGCCCACCCTGCGCCCGCTGGTGGACGCGGGCCCGGCGCTGGACGCGGCGCTGGGCGTGCCAGGGCTGCCGCAGTCGGGCACCGGGCAGACCTGCTGGCTGACCGGCCAGAACGCCGTGGCCCACATGGGCGAGCATTTTGGGCCGCACCCCGGGCCCACCCTGCAGGCGCTGCTGCGGGGGGCCTCGCTGCCCGTGCGGCTGACCCGGGCGGGCGGCCGGGCGGCCCTGGTCAACCACTACCACCCGGCCTATCTGCAGCCCGGCCAGGGGGGACGCAACCGCCTGGGCTGCTTTCCCTTCGCGTTTCAGGCGGCGGGGCTGGCGCTCAACCCGCCGGGGGTGCCATTGCTGGGCGCCACGCTGGGGCTGGACTTTGCGCCGCCCTGGACCGAACGGGGTGCGCTGGACGAGGTCACGCGCCAGGGCGAGGCGCTGGGCCGGGTCACCGCCGACTTTGACCTGCTGAGTGCCGACCTGTGGTTCAGCGACCTGCTGGGCCACCAGGGTGGACCCGCTGCGGCCCCCGAGGCCCGGCAGGCGGGCCGGGCCTACCTGCGCCGGGTGGACGCCCTCCTGGCCGGGGCGCTGCAGGTGGGCGCACGGGTGGTTGTGAGCAGCGACCACGGCAATCTGGAAGACCTGCGCACCAAAGCCCACACCACCGCGCGGGTGCCCTGGGTCACGCCACACGCTGCGGCCACCGAGGCGCACACCATCGTGGAGGCCGGCCAGGAGCTGGCCGCATGGCTGGGCGTGAACCCCTGAAGTTATCCACAGGTTTATCCACAAGTGCTGTGGACAAGGGGAGCAGAAGCTTTGATTTCCGCCCACCACAAATGGGGCTTGGGCCGCCCCGACACGCTGTTTTTAGACAGACGCCGTGTGCGTTCCACAGGTTCCAAAGTTATCCACAGGCCCGCGTTTCACTGTGGATAACTGGCTGCCGTGGCCGCCCGCGCCGTCTGCACAAAACGCAGCACGGCATCCCGGTTCTTGACTCCCGGGCGAAGTTCCAGGTGGCTCACGGCGTCCACGCCAGCGGGTGCCAGCACCTGCATGGCCTGCGCCACATTGTCTGGTCCCAGGCCACCAGCCAGCCATGCCCCGGGGGGAAATGCGGGCCGCAGGGCAGCCCAGTCCAGCGCGTGCCCGCTGCCGGGTGCCGGCGCATCCAGCATCAGGGTCACGGCGGGGTGGTCCTTCCACACGGCTGCCTCGGCCAGATCGGCCGGGCGCAACACGCGCAGAACGGGATAATACGCGGCCACCTGCTCAACGTAAAGACTTGACAAAGGGCCGTGCAGTTGCACGCTGCTCATCCGCGCCGATTCCGAGAGCCGTAGCACCTCGTCCAGGCCCTGATCCATAAAGACGCCCACCCGCGCCACGCTGGGGCCCACGCTCAGTCCAGCGTCCCGGGCCACCGCCGCGGTCACGCGCCGCCGACTGACCGGCGCGAAGATAAACCCCAGCGCGTCGGCACCGGCCTCGGCAGACAGCACGGCGTCGGGCACGCTGGTGGTCCCGCACACCTTCACCCGGATCATTCGCTTTCGCTTCGGGGGCCTTCCAGGGCCGCCACCCGGTCTTCCAGCGCCCGCACCTGCCGGGTCAGGGCCAGCAGCAGCAGCGCGTAGTGGTCATAGAGCTTGGGGCGCTCCATCCGCGTTTCGCCCGCCAACCAGTCGGCCAGCAGGCCCTCGGCGGCCTGCAGCACCTCGGCGTCGGGAACCTCGCGGTAGGAACGGGTGCCCAGGATCTCGCGCGCAAAATTCAGTTCGCGGTCACTCATGGCCTCATTCTGGGGCCGCGCCGCCATCACCGCCTCGTGATGGGCTTCGGTCCACAGCCACACCCGGGAGAAGGCGGCACCCAGGCTGCGGCCCAGTGGAGGCGTACGGGACTCCTCTGAGGCCAAAGCCTCTTGGGCAGCGCGCAGGGGTGCTGTTCTATTGCCGGAGTCCCCTCTTGCCCTTGTTCGCTCTGCTCACCCATCACCTGCGGCTCACCTGAGTTGCGCATGGGGTGGCGCTGCCGTTCGTGGCCACCGAACAGATGCCCGGGGGCAGCCGTGAGCCCATGCCGCTGGACGACTGTATTGCCCAGACCTTCAGCCTCCTGCAGACACAGCGAGGAACTCCGCAGGGTGGACCGGGCGCTGCCCCCACGCCCTGGTCAGCGGCACCCACGACGCGGCGGTTCGCGGCCTGAACGCCCGGCAGGGCGCTCCAGCTGACCCGGCCGCAAGCCAGCTGGCAGATGTGAGCCGGCGCGGGGCCATGCCACGCTGAGTCGCCATGACCGCCCACCCGGCTCCTCTCCACCAGCCCACGCGGCGCCAGACCACGCTGCACCTGCTTCTGACCCATGGCGGCGTCGCCGCGCACCACACCCTGACCGTGCACACCCCCACGTACTACGGCCAGCATGTGCTGGACGCGGCCCGCGCAGCCGGACTGGACGGCTGGCTGGGGCGCCGCCTGGCCTTTAGCCCGCAGGGCACGGCGGGCGGGGTCACACGCGCGGAGTGTGTCTGGCACCTGCACAGCGCGGCGCCGCTGGGCCCCGCAGCAGCGCCGGACGAGGCCCCAGCCCGGGCTATAGGCTGGCGGCAGGCCGCCCTGAGCCTGCCTCCACCCACGCCCTGGTTCCATCGGTCCTGGCGCGCCCTGGCCCTGGAGTGGCTGGACACCGAACTGGCCGCCCAGGGCCTGAGCCGCACCGGCGGGCCGGAGGTGCTCAAGCACTGGCAGATCAGCCTGCTGTGGCGCGTGCCGACCACGGGCGGGCAGGTGTACTTCAAGGCCGCGCCCGAATTTTTTGCCCGCGAGGTGCACCTGACCCCGGTTCTGGCGCGTGAACTGGTGGGGGCCGCGCCCGGGGTGCTGGCCGCCGATACAGCGCGCGGGTTTCTGCTGCTGGCCGATGCTGGCGAGACAGGCACCGACGACCTGGAGGGCCTGATGCGCCATCTGGCGGCGGTGCAGCGCGCCAGCAGGCCGCTGCTGCCCAGGCTGGCGCTGCGGGACCGGGGCCCGGGATACCTGCGCCGCTGGTGGCCCCGCCTGCTGGGCGACGAGGTGCTGCTGGTGGGCCAACCCGGGGGCCTGACCCCTGCCGAAGCGGCCGCGCTGCGGGGCCGCCACACCGAACTGGACGCGGCCCTGGCCCGGCTGGCCGCCAGTTCGCTGCCCCCCACGCTGGGCCACGGCGACCTGCACAGCGGAAACGTGGCCACGCAGGGGGGCGCGTTCACCCTGCTGGACTGGTCGGATGCGTGCTGCACCCATCCCTTCCTGGACGCCCAGCCTGCCTCGCTGGCCCCGGACGCCACGCCCGGGGCCCTGGCCGCCGCCCGCGACGCTTACCTGGCTGCCTGGACCGACTGCGCGCCACTGGACGAACTGCGCGCCCTGCACAGCGACGCCGCGCTGGCCGGAGAACTGCTGCGCGCCCTGGGCTATGTGGACGGCATTCAGGGCGCAGTGGCCGACAAAACCGAGTGGCACGGCGTTCATCTGGACCACCTGCGCCGCCTGCTGCCCGGCACGCCGTCCTGAGACGAACGGCTGCCCTCCACACCCTGGCCCTGGTGCGGGGTGTGCCCCGCCGCGCCTGGAGGGGCCCCCAGCTCCTCTGCCCACGCTGCTGCGCCGCTTTGCACGTCCGTCTGGACCTGAATCCCTGTTGCCCAGGGTGGGGTTAGCGCTGGCGTCCGAGTGGCGCCGCTGTCAGCCGCTTCCCTCGTTCTCTTGCCACCACAGCAAGCGGGGCGCCCTGCTTCCCGGGGCGCCCCTGCCTTCAATCCTGCTCAGCGCGATACGGTGCAGGTGCCCAGACTGGTGCCCTTGTCGCTGGAGTTCTTGTGGCTGCTGGCGTCGCCGCGCACCAGGGCGCCGCTCAGGCCGCTGCGGTCGGCGCGGCACACCAGGAAGCTCTTGTCGGCGCGCTGCACGATTACGGTGATCTCGTCGTCGGAATAGTCCATCAGGCCCGTGCCGCGCTCGCTGCCCCGGATCGCCACCGCGTCATAGATGCCGTCCTCGTCACGCTCGCCCAGGGTCAGGGCGTAGGTACCGGCCTGTCCAAAATTCACGGTCCATTTCTGGCCCTGCGCCAGGGTGGGCGGCCAGCTCAGGCCGCTGGGCGCCGGAGCGGGGCTGGGGGTGCCGGTCCCCAGACTCACGGTGCAACTGCCCAGACTGGTGCCCTTGTCGCTGGAATTCTTGTGGCTGGTGGCGTCGCCGCGCAGCGAAGCGCCGC
Coding sequences:
- a CDS encoding TIGR02452 family protein — protein: MTTHAARVQLAQETLKFLRQGWYPAGGAQVPLPDLRPMLDGTRLLTPADGPALLKALRATQGRCVTRTEVTPETTFAAARRLRAHGAEVLALNFASALKPGGGFLKGSLSQEEDLCRCSALHLSLTAPQVWGYYAANREEGSALYTDHLIYSPQVPVFRDDESALLPHPVTVNVLTAPAPNAGAVAVGEPERRAEVAGVLRRRAARVLGAAAQTGQTHLVLGAWGCGVFLNNPVTVAALFRELLATEAAGVFEHVTFAVYDRQAGQPVLQAFQRALGTP
- a CDS encoding 3'-5' exonuclease codes for the protein MFLNVVDVEATCWDGPPPPGQVSEIIEIGLCVLDLSTLDRTERRALLVRPERSEVSTFCTELTGLRAQDVANGLSFQDACAVLRRDFHADSRPWASWGDYDRKQFQAQCAAADVPYPFSGRHTNAKKVFTGAHRLNKRPGMAQALAHAGLPLEGRHHRGVDDAWNIAALVAGLVRAGNWPD
- a CDS encoding nucleotidyltransferase domain-containing protein; the encoded protein is MDALNVPPQLAAAVADHPWPLVFATVSGAHLYGFPSKNSDWDLRGAHVLGLREVLGLTVKSQTVELFSDPALDDTEMAPDGPQIELDLVTHDAHKFAALLLKRNGYVLEQLLSPLVVHTSPAHAALVALAPGVLTRHHAHHYLGFSANQWTLLEKESVPRVKPLLYAFRTVLTGLHLMRMGEIQANLEVLNAGARLPFLTDLLALKRQGHEAEPLPGDLPFYRTQHARLLARLEDAQTTTHLPAAVPEETRRAVSDWVVAVRVGELPCS
- a CDS encoding HsdM family class I SAM-dependent methyltransferase, translated to MNKEDYEILVRLTGPQGFSSETPKLLESFSRSFGWRPSYRIDDPASASFVNAHVMMEHGLQDAAVISFLRGSRFSDLSMENVKYLATVSYNNLVDWNIIVQNDEINIIYNRSTRLFPETRLLNIDNFEALKYDHFLRAISKRPNPNISALDDALIERISFWKRNISLKMGRVVDNRVLSNFFNTIFFIRSVEDYRRANGMAVESNLLEKAASSVSTGSTVKDVFMAAIAKLQGITAPDYLYDETLLSDLDAFPIMDALELFKDFYGNKLYKYDFSLIGKHALGKIYEKYVANLRVIETKMPTLFPMPPTEVANRELGAVYTPQYIANFFSRVLIDSHAPSDLPGLVTVDHACGSGIFPRSFLENANYTFNSLSNGLTPIAFENSWAIDIDYSATQATRLSLALLHLSINGSFPPTLNVINEDALDILNKMPDLRDTFDAVMSNPPYIPVEELGTEEKDKVVSALDNFYGGRQESYLAFMNIALRLLKPGGQAFFVVPHAFLLNENANLLRNHISEDFTIRYLIDLTKIKVFENVSTYVILLIIQKAKPTVEHSLIYAQVRDFPGHALEAILDGFEITDPNYSIYRVLQNQFKNSQWKPIPSSLYVIQAKIEQNSPLKNHITPKQGFNTGDDEVFIRLEKAVPASERVLYMKYMPDKKITRFVLPESTGELVFYPYLDEKEITFDSVSKYKNTYLHLSAQRENRLQKSRVNESNWWKPERPRQPKDIRVPKIVAPHLLLSPRFALDLSGEYAVKRSIYFIIKDRKKFDHEQEVRLLKFYCGIMNSEVFMWQLERNSQKYGSGYSLIEQKTLTDVYVPNIDNSDVILVDSMIKEIDQVIATGKESWDNRRNIDQLALLLYGLSSGDLDTLRGPSAY
- a CDS encoding RNA ligase family protein — translated: MQHIGSNTSLYRDDLHARSLDTRPHPSRTWVKAERGRIGHEIPPGWRLCGENVYAVHSLRYADLDGYFYLFSVWDEHNVSRPWDEVRAWARRLALPTPRELYRGPWDEAALRALHVNPEQMEGYVVRVTGEIPYAEFGRRVAKWVRRGHVQTGAHWLSKPVEANGLKEQP
- a CDS encoding AAA family ATPase: MNAPTVPTVLALLAEGQPLTFETIGAAFTPFVPLLARLPGIPQDPQWHAEGSVAAHSALVVAHAHTLADEAGLRGEARAALLLAAALHDLGKAHTTREEPDEMGEARLRSPGHARRGRDELAFRLLDAGVSRGLLLRVLALVAEHHSLHRALDGDWARGVPALPALTRLARADARGRVVLSGDAARGEETADLLELAARELGVWAGGDPFAAFRAEVADLLPGASPDLLALAVGRGLQDWAAGRIHTPHEAAARVQDAARQGFPQLTVLCGPSGSGKSTLAAEYAASGGDTEVVSLDALRARIGGGRHSAKHDTWVSGQVMQAARAALRAGLRRGAHVIWDATSLRRSGRAQVLGLGRDYGALTRIVVAWTPPAVAAARNHARPEPVPTAVLAGQLRALDFPEVTEAHEVILRSLEDETWTL